A genomic window from Populus nigra chromosome 7, ddPopNigr1.1, whole genome shotgun sequence includes:
- the LOC133699415 gene encoding COBRA-like protein 2, giving the protein MAPDKFSLVNAVPEDSLLSHSTIRAPISPRPLHYCYDPLDPNGNITVTFDIHDWRSDRYAARVTIQNFYQYRHVDKPGWNIGWSWTNEEIIWSMFGACATKQGECSPVKYGGAHSCMPNPVIVDLMPDAPPVNMSENCCRGGLISARAIDPLRSFSSFEMTVVNLDGNSTVYPPANLTLLAPGPGYTCGPVVETTPTVSSDLGGRRQVQVYKTWKSTCTYSTFLAHKTPGCCVSLSTFYNPRVTACPDCSCGCRDADQSTVSCVSEVDSLPLSDVEKADIVQCTDHMCPVRVHWHVKNNYMDHWRVKMTISNYNYKKNYSDWNVLVQHPGFKQNSTTFSFNSTLLPTAGFADEVALFWGLQAYNNELLQADQRQLGSVSTEILFEKDSGMFTLRNGWALPRRIYFGGEECAMPLPDTFPVLPNGSSCTKPPRYLFLLLLTYMTFKSLASWL; this is encoded by the exons ATGGCACCGGATAAGTTTTCCCTTGTTAATGCAGTTCCTGAAGACTCTTTACTGTCTCATTCAACTATAAGAGCCCCTATCTCTCCCCGCCCCCT GCATT ATTGTTATGACCCTTTGGATCCCAATGGAAACATTACAGTTACTTTCGATATCCATGATTGGAGAAGTGATAGATATGCG GCAAGGGTAACTATACAAAATTTCTATCAGTATCGCCATGTTGATAAACCAGGTTGGAATATAGGGTGGTCATGGACCAACGAGGAGATCATCTGGTCAATGTTTGGTGCATGTGCCACTAAGCAAGGGGAATGCTCACCAGTGAAGTACGGAGGCGCTCACTCTTGCATGCCAAACCCTGTCATTGTTGATCTCATGCCAGACGCTCCACCAGTGAACATGTCCGAGAATTGCTGCCGTGGTGGCCTTATTTCTGCCCGGGCCATTGATCCTCTGAGGTCATTCTCCTCCTTCGAAATGACAGTTGTCAACTTGGATGGGAATTCTACTGTCTATCCACCTGCAAATCTTACATTATTGGCACCAGGTCCTGGCTACACTTGTGGTCCGGTTGTGGAGACGACACCCACAGTCTCTTCAGATTTGGGGGGTAGAAGACAAGTTCAGGTTTACA aAACATGGAAATCAACATGCACTTACTCAACTTTTTTGGCTCACAAAACACCTGGTTGTTGTGTCTCGCTTTCGACATTCTATAACCCTCGAGTCACAGCATGCCCTGACTGCAGCTGTGGATGCAGAGATGCAGACCAAAGTACTGTTTCATGCGTAAG TGAAGTTGATTCCTTGCCATTATCAGATGTGGAAAAGGCAGACATAGTGCAATGCACTGATCATATGTGCCCAGTCAGAGTTCATTGGCATGTGAAGAACAATTATATGGACCACTGGAGAGTGAAAATGACAATCTCTAACTacaactacaagaaaaattactCAGACTGGAATGTGTTGGTACAGCATCCTGGTTTCAAGCAGAATTCAACTACATTTAGCTTCAACAGTACGCTGCTCCCCACTGCTGGGTTTGCAG ATGAGGTTGCCCTCTTCTGGGGTTTGCAGGCTTACAATAATGAACTTTTGCAAGCTGATCAGCGGCAACTGGGCTCGGTATCGACAGAGATACTCTTCGAAAAGGACTCAGGCATGTTCACATTAAGAAATGGATGGGCCTTACCTCGAAGAATATATTTCGGCGGCGAGGAGTGCGCAATGCCACTTCCAGACACTTTCCCAGTGCTACCAAACGGTAGCTCCTGCACAAAGCCCCCTCGTTATCTTTTCCTCCTACTCCTAACCTATATGACTTTCAAATCACTAGCTAGTTggctttga